In Sinobacterium caligoides, the sequence CCGATCAACATACCAACAGAAGTAATAAACAAGACATAAAAAAAGTAGGCCGACTGACCCGTCGACAGCCATAGAAATAGGTTAAATAACACCATAATCAATACGGTGCCGTAATACATACCTCGAACAAACCGCAGTTCAGAAATCGTATTAAGCAACTTACGCTCAGAACTAAAGACCAGCGGTAAATCTAAGAAACCTTGATGCTCAACGCGAAAGAGGAATGTATAGTGGCTATTTGGCTCTAGGTTAAAAGGGTAGTAAAGATCCGTATGACGAATCGGCCGCTTAGAGAAAGCCTCCAATAACCCTAGACTTAACTGACTAACGACCTCACCATCACGAATAATAGTGAGCTGAGCATGGTTAACATTGCCATTCCTGACCCCTAGCACCCAGGGCTCCGTTAACACATCCTTAGTAACCAAGCTCACCTCAAACCACTGCACATTATTAACCGAACCAAGCGCTACATTCTCATCGAGAGCAACCTGCCACGGTAGTGATTCCGAGCGTGCAAACACCTCCCTCGCTTGTAAAGTCTCGATTTCAGGGAAATAACGCACTTTATTACCAACAGCTAAGTAGCCGGTATCTTGTACGGCAGCATCAAAAACAAGGGGCTCAGGTTGTTGTTCCGCACTGGCTGTGACGATATAAAATAGAGAAATTAATACACCGAGTGCTCGAACTAAGGTACTGACTATAGGCACGATAACGGGTACTCCTCACCCAAAGCAATCACCAAAAGTTGGCTTATAATTATTATACAAGCTGGTTAAGCAGCTTAATTAAAGGAGATAAAAAATAGCCTCTTAGCAAATCTATCATACTCATGCCTTTATTCAAATCGACCATGCAAAATTGATAACTCGCCACTAATCTACATACCTATACCCATTTCTTGTTATCATTCATCTCCATACTTAAATCACACCGATCTGCCAATGCCTCATTCAACACCTAACCCATGGCGTCACCACTTCCCCCTTATCGACCAACCGTCCTGTGATGTTAACAGGTTAAGTTATCTAGATAGTGCCGCCACCAGTCAAAAGCCACAATGCGTTATTGACGCAATAGAGCAGTACTATCGGCACTATAACGCCAATGTACACCGTGCCGCCCACACCCTTTCTGCCCGGTCAACCAGTGCTTATGAGGACTGTCGTGACAAAGTCGCGGATTTTATTGGCGCCAATGAAAGCAATGAGGTCATTTTTACTAGCGGCACGACCGAAGGTTTTAACTTACTCGCCAACACCCTTCCCTATGTTGAGGGTCAACGCTGGCAGGAAGGCGACGAGGTAATCCTCTCAACGTTAGAGCACCACGCCAACATTGTCCCCTGGCAAATGCTGGCAGAGCGTCTAGGGCTAGTGATAAAAGTTATCCCCCTAGACTGCAATGGCGACCTCTCAATTCCCCATTACCAAGCGCTCCTCGGCCCACGCACACGCCTGGTCAGCCTCACTCACGTATCAAACACCCTTGGCACTATCAACCCTATCAAAGAGCTTACACGATTAGCACACGCCAACAGTAGCCTCGTCGCCATCGACGGTGCGCAGGCATGTGCCCACCTCGACATTGATGTACAAGAGATTGGCTGTGACTTTTACCTGTTTTCTGGTCATAAAATGTACGCACCAACGGGTAGTGGTATCTTGTGGGGAAAATATCCATTATTAAACCTTCTACCGCCTTGGCAAGGCGGCGGTGAAATGATCAAAACGGTTAGCTTTGAGAAGGTTCAATATAATCAGCTGCCCTATCGCCTGGAGGCCGGCACACCAAACATTAGCGCCATCATTGGGCTCGGCGCCGCCATTGATTACCTCAGTAGCATCGACCGACAGCAGGTCTTACGTTATGAGCAAAAACTATGCAGTAGCGCAAAAACTCAGCTTGCCGACATTGAGGGCATCAACATTATTGGTGAACCTAAAGTTCAGGGCAGTTTGTTTTCTTTCCTAATAGATGGCTGCGAGCCTAGTGACATAGCAACTCTGTTAGATGAGCAGGGTGTCGCCGTTCGTAGCGGCCACCACTGCACACAACCCTTGATGACCTCGCTCAACCTTACCGGCACCGTACGCGCATCCTTTGCCCTCTATAACAACGAGGACGACGTTAACGCTCTCGTTACTGCCGTCCATAAAGCTTGTGAGTTATTGTTATGACACACCTAATCACTCAACCATCAGCTTCGGGGCAGCTAGCGGCCCTGGCGCAGCAATCTCCACTCGGCCAAACAATCAACGACAGCCAACTGATCACGCAGATGAATAACTGCCCCGACTGGGAGTCTCGCTACCGCATCATCATGCAGCTCGGCAAACAACTCCCTCCACTACCCACCGAGCTTCGAACCCCTGAATCCGAGATTCATGGCTGCGAAAGTGATGTATGGCTGGTCGTGGCCCAATATAAAGAACACTACTATATACTCGCCGATAGCCGTGCCAGAATCGTCAAAGGACTAATCGCAGCAGTTATATGTGCGCTTCAAGGTAAAAGTACCGAGGCAATACTCAGCTTCGATCTACCGGATTACTTCCGTCAGCTGTCTTTAGAGAAGCATCTGACACCCTCACGCAGCAATGGCCTAGCCAGCATCATTGAAACGATCAAAAATAGCGTTCAATAACCCCCCCAGATCAAGAAGTGAAGCCGCTATAATCGTAAATACCTATAGCAATAGCATTTCGAATGAATAGACTTGGTGCTCTATAATTATCGAGCAACCCGCGTCACTACGGAGTGAATATGCCTCTGCCCCGCCTTATGATCCTTTTTTCTTTACTTTGCAGCCACTTTACCTATGCAGGCCCCGCTGAGCAGACAGTAAGCAAGCCCGTAATCGGCTCTACCGCCAACTTCCTCGTGGACGGCCATACAGTATTTCGAGCCCGTATTGATACTGGAGCCTCACGTACCTCGATAAATGCCAGCGACATCAAAGTCATTGATGGCGCAGCTAAAATGCGTGATAACGTCGGTAAAGAAGTTGAGTTTACGATTATCAACGCCAAGGGAAAAGAAAGCCGGCAGCGAGCCCGCATTCAAAAAGTCATCCTAATCAAGACGCCACAAGGTAGAGAATCACGCTACCTCGTACCCTTACAGCTGACCTGGAACGGTGTCACCAGCTCTGTCGACGCCAATTTGCGCGATCGCTCAAACATGAACTATAAGCTATTGATTGGTCGGGACTGGCTGGATAGCAATGCCGTTGTCGATGTCAACCCGAAGCGAACCATCGGCGAAATATCGAACTTCCTTATCGAAAACGACCTCGAATTCGAAGCTCGCATCGATACAGGGGCCGCCTCAACCTCGATTAACGCCCATAACATCCGCATCAGCAACGAGTCGCCGAGCATGCTCGATAACATCGGCAAGAAGATTAGCTTCGACCTGATCAACGCTGATGGGCACTCAATAACCGTGCACACCACTATCGCCAAAGTAGTCGACATCACCAACGCGCTCGGCACTGAATATCGCTACAAAGTTCCACTCAAGATCAAGTGGCAAGGTGAGACGGAGATTCTCAACATCAACCTCCGCGACCGCTCTAAGCTCACTTACATGTTACTCATTGGTCGCGACTGGATTGGCCGTAATGTCATCGTCGATGTTAACGACTAGAAGGCCATAAATAAGAGCAGAGCCGCTACTTTGCTGCGCTTTGCTCTTCCTTCTTTTTCAACGCCTCTTGCTTTCTCAAAGCGTCTTTCAGCATCAGCTTCTCCAAAATCTTAGCCACCGCCGCAAAGGCAAAACTCGCCGTGACTACCGTCGCCGCGCCGAAGCCTCCGGAACAATCTAAACGCACCCCGTCTTGCATGACCGCCTTGGTATCACAGGCCGAGCCATCGGGCTGCGGATAACGTAACTTCTCCGTTGAATAAACACAGGGGACAGAAAAGTTTCGCGTCTTGCTGAAGTTGTAGTGTCGGCGAAGTAATCCCTTTACCTTTTTGGCTAACGGGTCGTTGACGGTCTTGGTGAGGTCGACAACAGTAATCTGTGTTGGGTCGATCTGCCCACCTGCTGCCCCCGTTGTCACAATCCCCACTTTCTGGCGCTTACAGTGAGCGATTAAACGCGCTTTATTATTGGCACTATCGATAGCGTCTAGAACATAGTCATAACGCTTATCGATATACTCAAAGAGCGTATCCTCAGTGATAAAATCATCGATCACACGGACATCACACTCAGGGTTGATCTGCCTGATACGTGCCGCCATCACCTCAACCTTAGATTGACCAATCGTGTCGACAAGAGCATGTATCTGCCGATTAGTATTGGTGACGCATATATCATCCATATCGATCAAGGTAATCGTACCAATACCACTACGTGCTAATGCTTCCGCAGCCCAGGACCCCACGCCACCAATACCGACCACGCAGACGTGCGAGCGCAAGAACAAAGCTGCACTATCTTTGCCATAGAGGCGGCCGATGCCGCCGAACCGCTGCTGATAAGAGTCCACCATCACATCACACCATTTAGAGAAGAGTCACCGGAATGAGCGGCATTATACCCAGATAGCACAGCACCACCAATAAGGGCCAACGCTGTGGCTAATCCTTACCTAAATTCTGAATCAATATCTGCGTTGCCATATCAATCATTCCCTCACGTGCACCTCTATCCACATAGATGCCATCAATAAGCAGTCGGCTCAAACCATGTAAACAGGCCCAGACGACCTGGGAGTAACGCAACGCATCGGCAGTCATCGGTAGCACACCCTCTCGCTGCCACTGCTCAACCGTCTTAACAAAGCCTTTAAACGCTGCATATGACACCTCTTTCAAGGAGTCCGATGCTGCTGCCTGCTTCCAAATTTCTCGACCAAACATTAAGTCATAGTAGGCAGAATGCTCCATCGCAAAGTCAATATAGGCGGCGACATAGGCTCGCATACGCAGCTCATGGCAACCACTACTTAAGCGAGCGACCCGCCCGAGGATCTCGGTATAGTGAATAAACCCATCCTCTGCTACCGCACAGAGTAACGCCTGCTTACTATCAAAGTGATGATAAAGTGCTGTACGCGACACCCCCACTCGATCAGCAAGCTTACGCATACTAATGCCTTCGAAGCCAAGTTCATCGATCATCTCAACCGCCTCATCGAGGAGGCTGCGGCGTAGATCCCCATGATGGTATGTTTTCTTTATGGTTGTCATAGGCTCAATTTAGCAGCCAATCTTGACAGTGTCAAAATTGAAGTTTATGGTGATGACATTATGGCATAGAACGCTAATCGAAGCGTCGCCTAGTCAATCAACGACTATTAATGGAGAGAGACCCCCGATGACAACCGCCGACTCGCACTACCCACACCTGCTACAGCCACTAGATCTCGGTTTTACCACGCTCAAAAACCGTAGTTTAATGGGCTCGATGCATACCGGCCTCGAGGAGGCACCCGGTGGTCACGTGCGTATGGCCGCCTACTTTGCCGAGCGGGCGCGTGGCGGTGTAGGACTCATCGTCACCGGTGGCTTTGGCCCTAACGTCGAAGGCTCTACCCATGAGCACACCAAGCTAATCAACAGCGATGAAGACATCGCCAATCATCGAGTCATCACCGATGCCGTACATGCCGAGGACGGTAAGATCTGCATGCAGATCTTACACACTGGCCGCTACGCCATGAGCGAGAAACTCGTTGGTCCCTCTGCAATCAAAGCACCTATCAACTTCTTTACGCCACACCCGTTAACTGCCGAAGAAATAGAAAAGCAGACTCAGGACTTCATTTTCACCGCTAAGATGGCACAAGAAGCCGGTTACGACGGCGTTGAAATCATGGGCTCAGAGGGCTACTTCCTTAATCAATTTATCGCCCAGCGCACCAACCATCGTGATGATGCCTGGGGCGGCAGCTACCAAAACCGCATCCGCCTCCCCATCGACGTGGTGCGCCGTGTACGCGAAGCTGTCGGTGAGGCCTTCATCATCATCTACCGTCTATCAATGCTCGACCTTGTTGAAGGTGGCAGCAGCTTCGATGAGGTTGTCGAGCTGGGCAAGGAGATCGAAAAGGCAGGTGCCACACTGATCAACACCGGCATTGGCTGGCATGAGGCGCGCATCCCGACCATCGCCACCAAGGTGCCTCGCGCCGCCTTCACTTGGGTCACGGCCCGCTTCAAACAAGAGTTATCCATCCCACTGATTACCTCCAACCGTATTAATACACCCGATGTCGCCGAACAAGTGCTCGCCCGCGGTGACGCCGACATGGTTTCCATGGCTCGCCCATTCCTCGCCGACCCTGAATTCGTCAACAAAGCGGCGGCGGGACAGAGTGAACTGATTAACACCTGCATCGGCTGTAACCAGGCCTGCCTGGATCACGTTTTCAGCATGAAGATGACCAGCTGCTTAGTCAATCCACGCGCCTGCCACGAAACAGAACTCAACCTGATCCCTGTCACCAACGTCAAAAAGATCGCCGTTATCGGTGCTGGTCCGGCCGGGCTCTCATGCGCCACTGCGGCCGCAGAACGAGGCCACCAGGTAACGCTCTTTGATCGGGCGGCTAATATCGGCGGCCAGTTCAATGTCGCGAAGCAGGTGCCGGGAAAAGAAGAGTTCTACGAGACTATTCGCTACTTTGGTAACCGCATTAAGCAGACGCAGGTTGAACTTAAACTCAACACCAGCGTGACCGCCAGCGACCTCAATGAGGGCGACTTTGATGAGGTCGTCATCGCCACCGGCATCACCCCACGCACCCCGCCTATCGACGGCGTCGATCACCCCAAGGTACTCAATTACCTCGATGTATTGCGCGACAAAAAAGCGGTCGGCAAGCGCGTCGCTGTTATCGGCGCCGGCGGTATCGGCTTTGATGTCAGTGAATACTTAACCCACGACAGCAGCCACGTTGCCACCAGTCAAGACATTCCTGCCTTCATGGCACAGTGGGGCGTCGATATGACCTTCCAAGCCCGCGGTGGTGTCGAAGGCATGCAGCCACAGCTGCCAACGCCCGCCCGCGAGGTCTACCTGCTACAGCGCAAAGACTCCAAAGTCGGTGCTGGCCTCGGCAAGACCACCGGCTGGATTCATCGCACAGGCCTCAAGATGGCCGGTGTAAAGATGCTCAATAGCTGCGAGTACGTCAAGATAGACGATAATGGTTTACACCTGAATGTTGCCGGTGAAGCACAAGTCCTACCTGTGGATAACATTATCATCTGCGCAGGCCAAGACCCGCTACGCGAGCTAGTCGATGGCCTAGAGAAACCTCACCATCTCATTGGCGGAGCCGATGTGGCTGCAGAGCTCGACGCTAAGCGTGCAATCGACCAGGGAACGCGCCTCGCCGCAACACTGTAACTATAGCGACTAGGCCTCTCTCTTCTTGAGAGGCCTCCCTCTTTCGATAAGCTATTTTTGATGAGCCATGATAGAGCCATAAAAAAAGCGAGCCAGCTTAAAGCTAAACTCGCCCTACAACTAACTGTATCTAGGTTAAATCACCCTTAGAGCAACTCTTTAAATACGCGTGGCTGGTAACTCTTCTCACAGTAGTGGCAACTCAAGTTAACCACCTCCGCTCTCACCTTGACGTGGAATCGACTGCTCACCTGCTCCTCATGGGTAATACAGTTGCTATTGGGGCAACTCAATACCCCCACCACCGTCTCTGGCAGGTTTACTGTATACTTATCAACTACATTATAATTATCAATGACGTTGATCGTCGCCTCACCAGCAAACAGAGAAAGCTGATTGGCTTGCTCGCGGGTAAACTGGGTATTCTCAATCTTAATGATATCTTTACGGTCGCCGCTAGCCGTGCGGAGATTCAGACCTATCGTTATACAATCAGGTTTATCCGTTAACTGGAAAAACTTCAGTATTCTAATGCCCATTCCCTGCGGAATATGGTCGATCACAGTACCGACCTCAATTGCCCGAACCTGCATTTTATTTGGCATCACACACCTCCTCTTTGAGCACTAAGCTCAGTAGCGCTTGACGTGCATAGACGCCGTTTTGAGCCTGCTGAAAGTAATAAGCGTAGGGCGTCTTATCGACATCCGTGGTGATCTCATCGACCCGAGGCAACGGGTGCAAGACTTTAAGGTTGTCCTTCACCCCTGCCAACATAGTGGCGTTTAGCACATACTTCGACTTCATATGCTGATATTCCGTCGGATCAAAACGCTCCTTCTGCACCCGCGTTACATAGAGGATATCCAGCTCAGGTAGTAATTCGTCAAACTCATCAAGCTTAGTAAACTTTACTCCGCTATCAGTTAGTTGATCACACAAATAGTCAGGCATCTGCAATACGTCAGGCGCAACAAAGTAAAACTCACAATCGAACAGCGATAACGCCTGCGCGAGCGAATGTACTGTTCTCCCATACTTAAGGTCACCAACGAAGGCAACCTTCAAGCCATCAAGCGTCCCCTGGGTTTCATAAATACTGAACAGATCTAGTAACGTTTGCGTCGGATGCTGATTCGCTCCATCACCACCATTAATCACTGGTATATTAGAAAACTCTGACGCCAACCGAGCCGCCCCCTCCTTTGGATGACGCATGAAGAAGGCGTCAGCATAGGAGCTAATCACTTGCACCGAGTCCGCTAAGGTCTCGCCCTTCTTCGCCAACGAAGTGTTACCACCAGAGTCAAAGCCAATAAAACTAGCGCCCAGACGCTGCACCGCCGTCTCAAATGATAGCCTCGTGCGTGTCGAAGCCTCAAAAAAGCAACTGGCGATAATCTTGCCTGCCAGCAGGTTTGGCTGTGGTCGCTCCTTCAGTTGCTTGGCCGTGGAGACAATCAGTTCGAGCTCGTGCCGGGACAGCTCTGCAATAGAAATAATATCTTTGTTATACAGAGTGTTTTTCATTCAACACCTCACAGTGGTTAGAAGCAGATTCGACGCAGCCGATTATAGTCTCGACCGCCCTGTGCTGTCAGGTCTTTGTCGTTATAAATTATCGCTTAATCAGCAAGCAGTGACATTTTTTTTAACCGACTACCACACATCGTCTAAATATGAAAAGATAGAGGGCTTACTATCGTTGTGCGACTACTTAACTAACTACACAACAAGTAGTAGCTGATTTAGAGCTAAGCTCTAACAATAATTCGCTGGAGCGAGACATGGCCTTTAACTTACGCAATCGGAACTTTCTTAAACTATTGGATTTCTCCCCGAAGGAGATCAGTTACCTGATCGACCTCGCCGGAGACTTAAAGCGCGCCAAGTATGCCGGCTGTGAACAGCCACGATTGGCGGGGAAGAATATCGCACTGATCTTCGAAAAGGCCTCCACCCGAACTCGGTGCGCCTTCGAGGTTGCCGCTTTCGACCAAGGTGCGCGAGTCACTTATCTCGGACCCAGTGGCTCGCAGATAGGCCAGAAGGAATCAATGAAGGACACCGCCCGCGTCCTCGGTCGTATGTATGATGGTATCGAGTACCGTGGTTTTGGCCAAGCTATAGTCGAAGAACTCGGCGAATACGCCGGTGTTCCGGTCTGGAACGGCTTGACTGATGAATTTCACCCCACACAAATACTCGCTGACTTCCTCACGATGTTAGAGCATGGTAACGGCAAGCAACTCAATCAAATGAGTTTTGCCTATCTTGGCGACGCGCGCAACAACATGGGTAACTCGTTGATGGTCGGTGCCGCAAAGATGGGGATGGACATCCGTCTCGTTGCACCAAAAACGTACTGGCCCGAGACCGAACTCGTTGAGCAATGCAAAGCGATTGCCGAAACAACCGGTGCAAAAATCACCCTGACCGAAGACGTCGCCAGCGGCGTCAAGGGATGTGATTTTCTCTACACCGACGTCTGGGTCTCAATGGGTGAGCCTGCGGAGGCCTGGGACGAACGAATCGCCATCATGACCCCCTATCAAATTAACAGCGATATGCTCGTACTGACTGGCAACCCCGACATCAAATTCATGCACTGCCTGCCAGCGTTCCATGATGACGAGACTGTCGTTGGTAAACAGGTTGCAAACAAGTACGGTATGAATGGCCTCGAAGTGACTGATGAGGTGTTTGAGTCCCATCATTCAATCGTCTTTGATGAAGCCGAGAACCGCATGCACACCATCAAGGCAATCATGGTCGCGACCCTAGGCAGCTAACCCATCATTGCCCTTCGGCGGGTGAGCTATGAACAGCTCACCCCCGTCCCCTTCAGCCCACAATAGCCCGCCGGGTTCTTATCTAGATACTGTTGGTGATAGTCTTCCGCGTAATAGAAAGGCACCCCCATTCTGACCTCTGTCGTCACTGTACCAAAGCCACTCCCCGTTAATTTTTGCTGATATTGTTGATAGCTCTGCTCAATCACCGGCTGCTGACTCTCTTTACTAGTATAGATAGCTGAACGGTATTGGCTGCCCGTATCATTACCCTGCCGCAAACCCTGTGTCGGGTCGTGGCTCTCCCAAAAGATAGCCAGTAGCTGTTGTAACGTTGTTTTAAGGGGGTCGAAAACTACCAGCACAACTTCGGTATGCCCTGTCAAACCTGTACAGACTTGCTGGTAGCTCGGGTAGGCCGTTTCACCACCTGCATAACCTACCGCCGTGACCGCCACGCCTGGCTGCTGCCAAAGACGTCGTTCAGCCCCCCAAAAGCACCCCATACCCAATAGAACCACTTCGTACTCACTAGCAAAAGGGGGGAGCAGCGAAGCCCCCAAGACAGTATGCTCGCCCCCTGGCAGTAACTCTTTCCCACCTTGAGGCGCCTGCTCTCGATTAAACCTATAGATGTTATGTTCATTATTCATATCAGTTCTCACTCACTGAAGCTAAGGATAAATGCCTGACCGTAAGAATACCTTCAGCACACTATCGACAACAGTATTTATCTGCCAACGAAATTAAAAAGTCGCAACAAACAACAACTGATACCAATCTCCTAAAACTCTATCGTTTGAGAGTGTCTATCAATCATTCTCACAAAAAAGAAAACTATTTACGCTAATTCAAAAAAACATATCTAACGTCATAAAAAATTCACAGAATATTATAAGTCATTACTGGCGTAATCAGACTTTCTATACCAAACTGAAGCGATGTGCTTTTACAGCACAACAAAACTCGCCTATCGCAAGGATTGTCGATAAGCCTCTGTGAAAACTTAGGGAAGACTCATGCCACTAATCAATACAGCGCCTGAAGCAGGAAGCACATCAAGTAATTTCAACAGCCACAAAAGCAAACAACATCTCCCCAGCAGTATCTACGACCAAGATGGAAACACCCACCCTCCCTCAAAGCTTATTCGGCGATTATTAACCGACATCCAAGAAAATTATGATATTCAACAACCTGGTTGCTTTAGCGAAGTTTCTATACCAAAAATTGTTTCGTCTTCCGCCCCCGGCTATCACCACGGCAACCCTCGCAGTGATTTTAGCCGTTTCCCAAGAACAAATAACGCACAAGAGCACTGTGTAGACTGCTATGACAGCCCGCGTCGTATTAATCCTGGAAGTTATCAAACGATCGCGCAAATAAACCACCTTATTGAAAGTAACCTATAAAATATTCATGCATAAAAAAACCTCCTCTCTATGACACATAAAGAGGAGGTTTAACTTCCTAGTATCTTCTAATTATAAACTGCTTTCTTCGCTACGCTCCCTTTCATGATCGGCAACACTAACACACACATATCGACCAGGAGCTGATTCGATAATTGTTTTCTTATTTTCTCTCAATGGTTTTTTCATCTCACCATGCTGAGCTTTAAACCATTGCACCCAATCTGGCCACCACGAGCCCTTAATTTTTTCAATTGCTTTGACGTCAGGTAGCTCACTAAAACCAGAAAACCCTTGCTCTATAATACGATGATGATACTTCTCTTTGCATGGAGGGTTAATTACGCCAGCAATATGACCTGAACCCGCCAGAACAAATCTCGATTGGCCACCATGTATCGCCGTTCCGCTATAACATGATTGCCAGTGAGCAATATGATCCTTCTCCGTAGCCACAATATAGTTGGGGATATCTAGCGAAGACAAATCGATACTCACACCACACAAGTTAACACCCTCTTCGCTGGCAAGACGGTTATCCAGATGAAGGTCACGTAGAACGAAACTATGTAACTTATATGGCACATGGGTACTATCAGAGTTCCAATGCATAATGTCGAATGCCTCTGGGCGCTCACCTAACAAATAGTTCTGAATATAATAATTCCAATACAGGTCGTTTTCTCGCAACAAGCTAAAACCAAACGCCAACATCCTACCGTCAAGATATCCTTTCTGTTCCATCATCTTATCAATAGAATCAACGAACTGCTCGTTAATGAAAATAGCAATGTCGCCAGGATCAGTAAAATCGAAACTCGTCGCCAAATAACTTGCGCTGACAATACGCTGATCATTTCGTTTCTTCATTACCGCCAAGC encodes:
- the msrA gene encoding peptide-methionine (S)-S-oxide reductase MsrA produces the protein MNNEHNIYRFNREQAPQGGKELLPGGEHTVLGASLLPPFASEYEVVLLGMGCFWGAERRLWQQPGVAVTAVGYAGGETAYPSYQQVCTGLTGHTEVVLVVFDPLKTTLQQLLAIFWESHDPTQGLRQGNDTGSQYRSAIYTSKESQQPVIEQSYQQYQQKLTGSGFGTVTTEVRMGVPFYYAEDYHQQYLDKNPAGYCGLKGTGVSCS